A DNA window from Cutaneotrichosporon cavernicola HIS019 DNA, chromosome: 2 contains the following coding sequences:
- a CDS encoding uncharacterized protein (Phosphoenolpyruvate pyruvate domain-containing protein), translated as MSRGAAKLREMIQTGRTIVSPGVYEGLGARVCLQNGFDTLYMTGAGTAIGQLGMPDLGLTTADDMVRNAAMLAGLDRNVPVIADADTGFGGPVMVQRTKRCGHLGGKELVDEATFLARIRAAVAARERTHSDIVIIARTDALQSLGFDAAIDRLKKAVEAGADMCFLEGMTSKEQMAESVKQLSPTPCMLNMVNGGVTPLVDAKETQAMGYALVIWPIFALMAAFNAYEKAAKELKSTGFLENIKDSPGGPVRGGVREVFELCGMNECVEFDRQMGGGTYAKGGP; from the exons ATGTCCCGAGGCGCAGCAAAGCTACGCGAAATGATCCAGACCGGGCGCACAATCGTGTCGCCTGGCGTATACGAGGGCCTCGGAGCCCGCGTGTGCCTCCAGAACGGCTTCGATACCCTCTACATG acgGGAGCGGGCACGGCGATCGGGCAACTGGGTATGCCTGATCTTGGCTTGACGACTGCGGACGACATGGTGCGCAATGCGGCCATGTTGGCCGGGTTGGATCGCAATGTACCCGTGATTGCGGATGCGGATACTGGGTTCGGAGGGCCGGTGATGGTCCAGCGGACA AAACGCTGTGGACACCTGGGCGGCAAGGAGCTCGTGGACGAAGCTACGTTCCTGGCGCGGATCCGTGCGGCCGTGGCCGCGCGAGAACGGACCCACTCCGACATTGTGATTATTGCCCGCACGGACGCCCTCCAGAGCCTAGGTTTTGACGCGGCAATCGACCGACTCAAGAAGGCTGTCGAGGCAGGAGCAGACATGTGCTTCCTCGAGGGCATGACGAGTAAGGAGCAGATGGCCGAGAGTGTCAAGCAGCTG TCACCAACACCATGTATGCTGAACATGGTCAATGGGGGGGTGACGCCGCTTGTggacgccaaggagacgCAGGCGATGGGGTATGCTCTGGTGATCTGGCCGATTTTCGCCCTCATGGCGGCGTTTAATGCGTATGAAAAGGCCGCAAAGGAGCTCAAGTCGACCGGGTTTTTGGAGAACATCAAGGACAGTCCAGGCGGGCCTGTACGGGGGGGCGTGCGTGAAGTCTTCGAACTCTGTGGGATGAATGAGTGCGTCGAATTCGACAGGCAGATGGGTGGCGGGACGTATGCCAAGGGCGGGCCTTAA
- a CDS encoding uncharacterized protein (Fungal specific transcription factor domain), with translation MPDPLPASGSKRPSPADVSSVGKKKRKQRKTFACAECRRLKMKCDRQGMGGHDFELMTVPCSQCVRRKCAALCSDGAQTDGLQLLSEASKRHRSEGAPVISPPASPRVRVESTPPVRAATPASPLATTSTIPRNDTHPSLIATAAMPETVPLTAALSGLAQPSTSPSFPFLDPTSWPSVESGTSQPSVPSHVEEGGSGTLVMANGGRSKYLGPNAASEWLRDQETRELDDLPPPSRVPSPKDMPIVLNPSFPFAAAAPTTMAYLLSRLPPREEAKAFTDSYYRYFAWQYDVVPRQYYEPIFERVYASLESNIEAASPQELALLYIVFAMGALYSLELPPNDPVATEYHGLSKASLVKGNFLVNTAMSGVQTLHIMAHFHLETEEGRNGDPAWPLWGMAMRLAQAMGLHRDGESWGLPPEVIEERRHVFWESNAADIFQANNFCRPCSISPDYVDTKLPKEKSSVAVDGRGYFTLKWELAVLCGQVLDLSMKIHKPLDSGIPDLHRRLTEFESSIPYPLRCRSALLALPSRYADSESAIRDSPEVHRRDIHRTFQQCTLAVNVSESFLFLHRPNFVKILREQNDDPTKSAYAQSFFSILERCNVMIVVAATVHSLFPAIAVRHWFFWHHTFNSAVTMGTLIIRNPQNTLAPYALTLIDSTILLLSRVIVSWPSPRMAKNLKWLHRLRGRAAAKLSAVAPNPNPIPTGTESGSTSDDEDVELVGWCTRLVQRGATGSQTVRTILSKSAPSPNVFSSPNTELSSLLDAVIRNANAEKTDAGVSGSGLPMPSPSQTDPNTDILLHEFWDPMLMMVPSDNLGIPSGVTSTWWEFDTGAGPLPEPEQSG, from the exons ATGCCCGATCCCCTCCCAGCATCGGGGTCCAAGCGGCCCTCACCCGCGGATGTTAGTAGTGtgggcaagaagaagcggaAACAGCGCAAGACCTTTGCGTGCGCAG AATGCCGGCGGCTCAAGATGAAGTGTGATAGGCAGGGTATGGGCGGACATGACTTTGAACTGATGACAGTTCCTTGTTCACAATGCGTTAGGCGCAAGTGCGCCGCGCTATGCTCGGATGGCGCTCAGACCGACGGACTGCAATT GCTCTCGGAGGCGTCTAAGCGCCACCGCAGCGAGGGCGCACCTGTCATCTCACCACCAGCCTCACCACGTGTGCGAGTTGAGTCAACACCACCAGTACGCGCTGCAACCCCTGCATCACCGCTCgccacgacctcgaccaTACCGCGCAATGATACACATCCCTCGCTcatcgccaccgccgccatgcCCGAGACCGTTCCCCTCACGGCAGCACTGTCAGGTCTCGCCCAGCCGTCCACGTCGCCCAGCTTTCCCTTCCTTGACCCAACGTCCTGGCCAAGCGTCGAGTCTGGGACAAGCCAGCCTTCAGTCCCCTCGCAtgttgaggaaggtggcTCGGGAACGCTGGTCATGGCCAACGGCGGCCGGTCCAAGTATCTCGGCCCCAACGCCGCAAGCGAGTGGCTCCGCGAC CAAGagacgcgcgagctggacgaCCTGCCTCCGCCATCTCGTGTGCCTTCCCCGAAGGACATGCCGATCGTGCTCAACCCGTCGTTCCCCTTCGCAGCCGCTGCACCGACCACGATGGCATACCTCTTGTCCAGACTACCACCGCgtgaggaggccaaggcctTCACCGACTCCTATTACCGCTACTTCGCCTGGCA ATACGACGTCGTCCCGCGGCAGTACTATGAGCCCATCTTTGAGCGGGTGTACGCGAGCCTCGAGAGCAACATAGAGGCTGCCAGCCCACAggagctcgcgctgctGTACATCGTCTTCGCGATGGGTGCACTGTATAGCCTCGAGCTCCCACCTAACGACCCTGTCGCGACCGAGTACCATGGCCTCTCCAAGGCGTCCTTGGTCAAGGGCAACTTTCTCGTCAACACGGCCATGTCGGGTGTGCAGACACTT CACATCATGGCCCACTTCCATCT GGAAACGGAGGAGGGCAGGAATGGCGACCCTGCTTGGCCGCTGTGGGGTATGGCCATGCGACTTGCGCAGGCTATGGGGTTGCATCGTGACGGAGAGTCGTGGGGCCTGCCACCAGAGGTCATCGAGGAAAGGCG gcaTGTGTTCTGGGAATCAAATGCGGCCGATATCTTCCAGGCCAACAACTTCTGTCGACC ATGCTCCATCTCCCCTGACTATGTTGACACGAAGCTCCCCAAGGAGAAGAGCTCAGTGGCCGTGGACGGACGAGGATACTTCACGCTCAAGTGGGAGCTGGCAGTGCTTTGCGGACA AGTACTCGACCTCAGCATGAAGATCCATAAGCCCCTTGACTCAGGGATCCCAGACCTCCATCGCCGACT AACTGAGTTTGAGAGCAGCATCCCGTACCCATTGCGCTGTCGTTCGGCCTTGCTCGCACTGCCATCCCGATATGCGGACTCGGAATCAGCCATCCGCGACAGTCCCGAGGTGCACCGCCGTGACATCCACCGCACATTCCAG CAATGTACGCTCGCTGTTAACGTCTCCGAGTCCTTCTTGTTCCTCCATCGTCCAAACTTTGTCAAGATCCTTCGCGAACAGAATGATGACCCGACCAAGTCGGCCTACGCGCAGTCGTTCTTCTCCATCCTGGAGCGGTGCAAC GTCATGATCGTGGTTGCGGCGACCGTGCACAGCCTTTTCcccgccatcgccgtccGGCATTGGTTTTTCTGG cacCACACCTTCAACTCCGCTGTGACGATGGGCACACTCATCATCCGCAACCCGCAGAACACGCTCGCACCGTATGCCCTTACCCTCATCGACTCGACCATCTTGCTCCTGTCTCGCGTCATCGTTTCCTGGCCATCGCCCCGTATGGCCAAGAATCTCAAGTGGCTACACCGTCTCCGCGGCCGTGCGGCCGCAAAGCTGTCAGCCGTTGCCCCCAACCCGAACCCAATCCCCACAGGCACTGAAAGTGGTTCAACCTcggacgatgaggatgtAGAGCTCGTCGGCTGGTGTACGCGCCTCGtgcagcgcggcgcgactGGCTCGCAGACAGTACGCACGATCCTCTCAAAgtcggcgccgtcgcccaACGTCTTCTCGTCACCCAACACCGAGCTCAgctcgctcctcgacgccgtcatcCGGAACGCCAACGCAGAAAAAACCGACGCCGGGGTGTCAGGATCGGGGCTGCCCATGCCCTCGCCAAGTCAGACGGACCCAAACACGGACATCTTG CTACACGAGTTCTGGGACCCTATGCTCATGATGGTCCCATCCGACAATCTAGGCATTCCCTCTGGTGTGACT TCGACCTGGTGGGAGTTTGACACCGGAGCCGGCCCACTACCCGAACCCGAACAAAGCGGTTGA
- a CDS encoding uncharacterized protein (NAD(P)-binding Rossmann-like domain) — protein sequence MVVELTNSPFTPAEIAARAAVAERARNVAAANGAPALIERPVGEGRRLRVVCIGAGFSGIGAAIYLPQHVPNLDLQLYERAEDVGGVWHHNRYMGAACDIPAHTYQFSFANNPGWSKFYAGQEEIRQYLLRVTDHYGIRPMIQFRHEVTEAKFKEDVGQWAVTVKNLATGETFVDTADLVLYATGLLSHPTWPKIPGREDYKGILRHTGDWKAAQEEAEGMDWSDKTVGVIGVGSSAIQVVPVMASKCKNLVNFGRSPTWITPTFGEEMVEKLGMDMKTANHIFTPEEKAKFGSDPEAYRNFRLTIERDLGSFHYVTHRNSQEQEYMYNAAREGMEKKLASRPEIAQSLIPNFTVACKRLTPGPGYLEALTQDHVTLETSDLECFTAGGLRTKSGKEYKLDAIICGTGFDVSSVPKFPIVGLDGINLQDEWSKQVETYLAVSIPKMPNFFSVLGAQAVVGTGNLLIMIEAQLRYIGQAIKKIQAEGYKYMVVKDQCAKDFARYTDDYFARTVFTTDCPSWYKGVNDGHIRTLWPGSSQHCVLSLRNPRWEDYEFEREPEYKHTMAWLGDGHISAEADPAFYHDELRAGFREQVFFPVKA from the exons ATGGTCGTCGAACTCACCAACTCGCCCTTCACTCCTGCCGAGATCGCTGCCCGTGCCGCTGTGGCCGAGCGTGCTCGCAAcgtcgccgctgccaaCGGTGCGCCGGCCCTCATTGAACGCCCCGTCGGCGAAGGCCGTCGCCTCCGCGTCGTCTGCATCGGTGCGGGCTTCAGCGGTATCGGAGCAGCAATCTATCTCCCTCAACACGtgcccaacctcgacctccaaCTCTACGAgcgggccgaggacgtcggTGGTGTCT GGCATCATAACCGGTACATGGGTGCGGCGTGTGACATTCCGGCGCACACATACCAGTTCTCCTTCGCCAATAACCCGGGCTGGTCCAAGTTCTACGCGGGCCAGGAGGAGATCAGGCAGTACCTCCTCCGCGTGACAGACCATTATGGTATCCGGCCCATGATTCAGTTTCGACACGAGGTGACTGAGGCAAAGTTTAAGGAGGACGTCGGGCAGTGGGCTGTCACGGTCAAGAATCTCGCGACTGGCGAGACGTTTGTCGATACGGCCGACTTGGTACTCTACGCCACTGGGCTGTTGTCGCACCCCACCTGGCCCAAGATCCCGGGCCGCGAGGATTACAAGGGCATCCTGCGCCACACGGGTGATTGGAAGGCCgcgcaggaggaggccgagggcatGGACTGGAGCGACAAGACAGTCGGCGTGATTGGTGTCGGCTCGTCTGCGATCCAGGTCGTCCCAGTCATGGCGAGCAAGTGCAAGAACCTCGTCAACTTTGGCCGCTCTCCCA cttGGATCACTCCCACGTTTGGTGAGGAGATGGTCGAGAAACTCGGGATGGACATGAAGACGGCCAACCACATCTTCACACCTGAGGAAAAGGCCAAATTCGGCTCAGACCCCGAGGCGTACCGCAACTTCCGGCTGAccatcgagcgcgacctcggctcGTTCCACTATGTGACGCACCGTAACTCGCAGGAACAGGAGTACATGTACAACGCCGCGCGGGAGGGCAtggagaagaagctcgCCTCGCGCCCAGAGATCGCCCAATCCCTCATTCCCAACTTCACCGTCGCGTGCAAGCGCCTTACTCCTGGCCCGGGATACCTTGAGGCGCTCACCCAGGACCATGTGACTCTCGAGACTAGCGATCTCGAATGTTTCACCGCCGGGGGCCTCCGCACCAAGAGTGGAAAGGAGTACAAGCTCGACGCAATCATCTGTGGGACGGGCTTTGACGTGTCCAGCGTGCCCAAGTTCCCAATCGTCGGTCTGGACGGCATCAACCTCCAAGACGAGTGGAGCAAGCAGGTAGAGACGTACCTCGCCGTCTCGATCCCCAAGATGCCCAACTTTTTCAGCGTGCTCGGCGCACAGGCTGTCGTCGGGACCggcaacctcctcatcatGATCGAGGCTCAGCTTCGGTACATCGGGCAGGCAATCAAAAAGATCCAAGCCGAGGGGTACAAGTACATGGTCGTCAAGGACCAGTGTGCCAAGGACTTTGCCAGATACACCGACGACTACTTTGCACGTACGGTGTTTACGACCGACTGCCCGTCGTGGTACAAGGGCGTCAACGATGGTCACATTCGTACCCTCTGGCCCGGCTCAAGCCAGCACTGTGTCTTGTCCCTCCGCAACCCTCGGTGGGAGGACTACGAGTTCGAGCGCGAGCCCGAGTACAAGCACACCATGGCGTGGCTCGGCGATGGGCACATCtctgccgaggccgacccGGCCTTTTACCACGACGAACTCCGCGCCGGTTTCCGCGAGCAGGTCTTCTTCCCGGTAAAGGCGTAG